The genomic stretch GAACAACATTGATACATGCAGGTAAGTATACAGAATTTAAACATAGAATTTGGCAATAATTATAATACATACATGAATAAATAATTCATTCAAACAATAAATAGTATCAATGGATAATTGTACAAAATGTCTATTCATTGGAACAATAAAATACAGTATTTAAACGGGACACATGACTAACTTActaatatgctaatatttttttCTGGTCTGACAAAAGGGCCAGTCTGGCCCCAAAATGTGTTACCTgtcacaaattaaaaaaatataaatacttcaATCATACCAACACATCTGTACTTACTTCATTCGCTCCACTATTGTATCCCATTCTTCTCTCCTCCGATGTTCAGCCTGGCACGCTGCTACATGGAAGGATAAGCCTGGTGGCACTGATCACGCTATAGGCAAATGGTGGGTGTTGTGCTCCTAGCGCAACCCTGTAAGGTGAGTAGCTCCACTGAAGGCCAGCCTTGCCAGGACAATCTTTCCTATGAAGAGTCTCTCTCgttcttttttctatttgtttaGTCATGGTATAGTAGTAGTATTTTAGGCACAGTATAGTAGTATTATTTTAGGCACAGTATAGTATTATTATTTTAGGCACAGTGTAGTAGTAATATTTTAGGCACGGTATAGTAGTATTATTTTAGGCACGGTGTAGTAGCATAGTAGTATTATTTTAGGCACGGTATAGTAGTATTATTGTAAGCACGGTATAGTAGTATTATTTTATGCATGGTGAAATAGTATTATTTTAGGCACACTGTAGTAGCATTATACCAACACTGTATGGTCATTTTTTAAATACAATACGGTAGTATTATTCAGCCATTATTCTGATCCATTCTTTATAAGCCAATTTCAGATCTGCTGCATTTATACTTATGATctgtactgtgacacagtgaggggttgtgtctggcaaggcaggtattttcctcccagcatgtgcggctgggctggtttccatccaggcgaggtcaaataccagaccagcATTTAAGttctggtccgggttttggcagcacctggctgtccttaaataggcagctgggctcagcagagaggtctctgctttaaggatctgaggctttgtgccatgctggagggctgagagtcgcctgctgtggactactggaggcagaactgccagcaaggtgacttgtgttatatgaactttccattgtgtgtgaattaacacctagACTGAAAAGTtactgctgttttgtgcaattgcctcaagtgtgaataaacactgaagttttgagttaagaacttgtattttgcctctgtactgcgcccgcttaccctatctaccagaacgAAACCCCACACTACCTAGAAGTTGGAAATACACATTTCTAGTGTTCCTTCTAGTAACGTACGTCTATAATACATATATCCTGTACATGTACTTCaagttttttttcctgctttgccTTTTTCCCCATTCAGAGcttcactatggggccctatgatttCTGTGCACATCCCTGGTAGATCTGACCTGTATCTGTCTCTCCTGCAGGCAGTGGACAGATCCAGCTATGGCAGTTCCTCCTAGAGCTCCTGTCTGACCACTCCAATGCCAACTGCATCGCCTGGGAAGGCACCAATGGAGAATTCAAGCTGACTGATCCAGATGAGGTTGCCAGACGCTGGGGGGAGAGGAAAAGCAAACCAAACATGAACTATGACAAGCTGAGCCGAGCCCTGCGCTACTACTACGACAAGAACATCATGGCCAAGGTCCATGGCAAGAGATATGCCTATAAGTTTGACTTCCATGGCTTGGCACAGGTGTGCCAGTCTGCACCCAGCACTGAACAGTCTCTCTACAAGTTCCAGAGCAATCTGCCACACTTACCCTTCCCTGGCCTCTCCAAGCTGAACCTCATGACTTCTGGGGTCTCACCAGCTGGATTCTCATACTGGCCTGGCACCCCCTCAGCTCTGTACCCCAGTCACAGCCTGCAGCCTGCCCCTGGTGGATTTGGCACAATGTCCACCTCTCACCTTAGCTCCATGAACAGTGTGGGCAACATGAGTGTGCATTACCATTAACTCCCTGTTTGCCAGATACTGGTGAGGATCGGGCCATCGTCCAAAATCTTTCAAAATAAGTGCACAGGTCACCAGTCAGTCATGTTAAGTCAATCACTTGTGGAAACCCCAATAACAGCAGCTATGTGAATATGATCGAAGTGCATCTGTCAGATCTCTGCTTGAGGGCAAGATGGGTTAGAGGGGGATGGGTTGAGCTCATGGATACATCACTTTGTATTATTTGATTCAGTATGTGCTGCCAGGACTCACAGAGAAAGCCTATGAGAACCTGTtagagaagcaggactcacaggctttatctaTGAGTAGACAGGagaaggactcacaggctctctctataaataggcaggggaagcaggactaacAGGCTTTCCTTATGATGATGCAGCAGAAGTAGGACTCACAAGCTTTCTCTATGAAGAggtaggactcacaggctttctctatgaagaggtaggactcacaggctttctctatgaagaggtaggactcacaggctttcttttTGAGAAGACAggggatgcaggactcacaggctttatgaAGAGGCCGGGGAAGTAGGACTCACAGACATTCTCTATGAAGAGGCAGGGGAAGAAGGGCTCATAGGCTTTCTCTATAATGAGGaaggggagcaggactcacaggctgcATGAGTAgataggggaagcaggactcacaggctttccctATAGTGATGTAGCAGAAGCAGTACTCAAAGGCTCTATGAAgaggcaggggaagcaggactcacaggctttctgtaTAAGTATGTGGGAGAATCTGTACTCACAGGCCTTCTCTATTAGCAGGCAGGGGGGagaaggactcacaggctttctctgtgAAGAGACACAgaatcaggactcacaggctctctctataAGGAGGCAGGgttgcaggactcacaggctttctctataaggaGGCTGGgttgcaggactcacaggctttctgtataaggcctcctgcacacaaccgtttccCCCCCCGTTTActggctgttttttgcgttccgtatacggaaccattcatttaaatgcttccgcccaaaaaactgaatgtactccgtatgcattcagtttctgtatttccgttctgtttaaagatagaacatgtcctattattgcctgcaaatcacgttccgtggctccattcaagtcaatgggtcagcaaaaaaacggaaaacatacggaaatgcatccgtatgtcttccgtttccagtccgttttttgctgaaccatctattgaaaatgttatgcccagcccaattttatctatgtaattactgtatactgtatatgccatacagaaaaaacggaacggaaaaacggaacagaaatggaaacacaacggaaacaaaaaatggaacaacggatccgtgaaaaacggaccgcaaaacactgaaaaagccatacggtcatgtgcaataggcctaagtatGTGGAAGAAtctggactcacaggctttctctgtgAAGAGACacagaagcaggactcacaggctttctctataaggaGGCAGGGTTGcatgactcacaggctttctctataaggaGGCAGGgttgcaggactcacaggctttctctataaggaGGCAGGgttgcaggactcacaggctctctctataAGGAGGCAGGgttgcaggactcacaggctttctctataaggaGGCAGGgttgcaggactcacaggctctctctataAGGAGGCAGGGTTGCAGGACTCATAGGCTTTCTCTATAAGGAGGCAGGgttgcaggactcacaggctctctctataAGGAGGCAGGgttgcaggactcacaggctttctctataaggaGGCAGGgttgcaggactcacaggctttctctataaggaGGCAGGgttgcaggactcacaggctctctctataAGGAGGCAGGgttgcaggactcacaggctttctctataaggaGGCAGGGTTGCAGGACTCACATGCTCTCTCTATAAGGAGGCAGGgttgcaggactcacaggctctctctataAGGAGGCAGGgttgcaggactcacaggctctctctataAGGAGGCAGGgttgcaggactcacaggctctctctataAGGAGGCAGGgttgcaggactcacaggctctctctataAGGAGGCAGGgttgcaggactcacaggctctctctataAGGAGGCAGGgttgcaggactcacaggctctctctataAGGAGGCAGGgttgcaggactcacaggctctctctataAGGAGGCAGGgttgcaggactcacaggctctctctataAGGAGGCAGGgttgcaggactcacaggcttctctATAAGGAGGCAGGgttgcaggactcacaggctctctctataAGGAGGCAGGgttgcaggactcacaggctctctctataAGGAGGCAGGgttgcaggactcacaggctctctctataAGGAGGCAGGgttgcaggactcacaggctttctctataaggaGGCAGGgttgcaggactcacaggctctctctataAGGAGGCAGGgttgcaggactcacaggctttctctatgaaaaTGCAGTAGTATTTAAACAGCCTTTTAGATGAAAATACTAGTCAATACACTTTATATCACTGAGCTCAGCCCCTCTTCCCTCAGTTGCACTCCTGATAGGGGCACATTAATAAAATGAAGTATGAAGTGACAGAAACGCCTACAGCTGTGACATTACTATAGACTGTAGATATACAGGTCAGACTGATGGATTTGAGGACCTGTAGTCACTTCacattattttatatttgataTACGGACATATGTCATCGATGTGGTAACTTATAGGGTGCTTCAGGCTGGAGAGAGgttaaatgtttttgttttaattataTAAAGCTTTACCGGCATATaatgagaaaatatatatatatgctttgtATTTCAATTCCTCGCCAttttcaatatctctgcttgctaTCAGTAAATGGAAGAGTTTATATGCAGACAACCTTTATACACCTATTAAGTCTGAGAGTTTGTTACAATAGCATCCACTTTATCTAGAGCTAAACTGTCTGGACTTTAGTCAAGCAGAGATATTGCTTtagcaagcagagatattgaaaTTGCAGAGGAATTGAAATGTCAAGTATATTAAAAAGCTGCAGATCTGTGCATTATAAAAGGGTTACATCTTGCAAATCCCCACCACAAAACAGCTGTGCACGAAGATCGATGATTGCAGTGGCGTCAGTTCACCCCCATTTTCTATCACGATGGATAAACAATGCAATTCTCCCATGCCGCATTAGATATTATGGGCAGCGCTGGATGAGCTGAGATAAGTGCACTGGTCGATGTCTCTACTATTATGGGCTGTCACATCagagcatgtaaggtcagctttCCTGGACTTGAAGTCTGAAGACCCCTCTGTTCTACCAATATCAATACATTATATTaaatactgatgtagcagagctcaatTTGTCAATTACCAGTACTTTCTATGCATCACTTACCAGAGCCCAAATTTTTCCCCGTATTACATGCTTCATATTTTCCAGCAGCCATGTATAGAAGTCAGATAACATATATACGTATATATGATGAatgtttttgtgtaaaaaaaaaaaaacaacacataatAAATGTTGACATTTTCAATGGATTTGTTTCTGCTTTATGATACTCTGCAGTTTTGAGCTGTTGGTTTCCActgaagctcctgggccccaatACTCAATCTGTGCTGGGGCCCCGGCGGAGCTGCCATCCTCTGATGTGATAAAGGGGTCACTGgtagtgatggccgaacatcggctgggatcattggcaaaaattcccacaaaaaatatgtattttaatcaggggccatttttatgcatcttaaagggaaactcacaaatatatgccctgctggagccaaaattttttttattttaggccacgggagtacaggcctcaaacattaggcattcaccggacagaaaacatcaagtgattatatggctggaggtataatagacggccattggatatcaattttactgcaggccagtacaaatacatgtcaaatccatatgtttaaaagaacaaaaaatataaaattggattaaaaacatggcgaatcccccctcttgaaaaaaactaacaaatgataatagttgaaattcgataacacgtggtcatcacaggtgttgaatttatccgaggtcccaaacattaggcattaacctgacagaaaataccttttatgccgctgtatttacataagacaaggaccattctttgttatgggtggtggcggatatgtgtgggctggcatgaagaaattcaattaaatgtggtcatcacaggtgttgaattcctccgagatccatgcctcattcatttttagaaatgtgaggtagtccacagtgTTGTGAGATAGGCgaatgcgcttatcagtcacgattcccttgctgcgctgaacgttctttcatacaggacactcgacaaggggcaagccaagagttccatggcaaattgtgccagctctggccacaggtgaagcctgcacacccagtagtccaggggttcctcgcttctcagagcgtccacatcggccgttaaccccatgtagtcggacacctgtcggtctaggcgttaccTGAGGGTGGATCCGGagagcggctgtcgatgggttggctacaagaatgatctcatatcagaagtgaccaacacatcttcaaaccgccctctttttgcaggcgctgtaggattagtacccgcaactgtttctctgtgggtggaaattcctctgccagcccccccaacagcagaatgcagcatatctggcagcaaggcctggaaatgctgcattctgacagtcctctgtgatgctggtaacatgtcagccattttgtgtttgtaccgggggtctaagtacgttgccacccagtactggtccttgcactTTATGTtctttatacgggggtccctcttcaaacactggagcatgaaggctcccatttgcactaaattggaagcggtggagcgccatggctcctgcttatcgcccaggaaaatgttgtcctctgtctcctcaccccagtcatggacaacaccagggatccccgaaatgtttaaagtccccctcacaGCCTGCtcttctgtcacggctgaggatggggaaaaccctcagccgtgcgatgccagaagatggtaggtcgctacttggccaggaccacagaattagggagcaggtcacctcctagagcttccccaatctgaccctgactcctagctacatgagccgaccttgaaggtaggagggctcatgctcaggaacctcggatccctactcaccctccgcagatccctgagctaggagctgggtagacagaggctttatagcccatgtagccacacccacacagacacacccagagcACACAatctaggaaggaagttaacccttccaacaccagggaaggcaAGACAGCAAcctaaaggggaatacacacacaataaaccccgtgcacaccagacaaggaaagtgcacacatataaacacacgttgcaaagtgcaaccgcatgcacaacatagcaagctgcctcacaacagctcaggctgctatgctgccatataaataatgttgccagcggcaaccacagatgaggcaacatactacagccctcacctgtgattgacaacaagacctagaccacaggcaactgcatgcggttaccagagtcacgaccatgaccatggtcgtgacatcttcttgctcctcctcctccccccagccatcagAGAGGAGAAGGTAGAAGAGGAAGGACGTGGAGTGctgagagtgtggctttgtgggttctgacggcgttgctcccactggcctcggtgatgggaggccaggtgccttcttaaggcggttgtccctaggtgagtgttgggcttaccgcgacttatgcgttgacagcacaggctgcagatggcaacactattgtcagcagctgacacgttagaaaaagcccacactgcggagccatgtgccggcgtcctgggagcgccagatgtgaccgtgcatggtggatggctcgatgGCTCGCTACAGATACgtttgctttttgcctcctgtgcactgcgagctctgcctgcttctcctccctctctgctgctccgtctctccctctgaactcccctcctcttcctctcttgtgggcacccacgtgacgtccattgacacgtcatcatcgtcaccttcaccaccactgacattagagttctcggagtaggcagcaacagcggggaccaccctccttgggcccaTCTGGGtgctgttgtcagaccgctgggtggcggccgtt from Bufo gargarizans isolate SCDJY-AF-19 chromosome 8, ASM1485885v1, whole genome shotgun sequence encodes the following:
- the FEV gene encoding protein FEV produces the protein MAELTGRGSKLFTEERAGTCRLPETCWWPPQCISDAGDPVGESFLKEKTQSWRPFSAGVQKGSGQIQLWQFLLELLSDHSNANCIAWEGTNGEFKLTDPDEVARRWGERKSKPNMNYDKLSRALRYYYDKNIMAKVHGKRYAYKFDFHGLAQVCQSAPSTEQSLYKFQSNLPHLPFPGLSKLNLMTSGVSPAGFSYWPGTPSALYPSHSLQPAPGGFGTMSTSHLSSMNSVGNMSVHYH